The Fibrobacterota bacterium genome contains the following window.
CCGTTGATCACCGCCAATTGCGCGCCCATGCGGATGGGCGCCGTGGGCGTGAAGGGAAGGGTCCCTTGGATTCCGCCTTGAAGCGTCCCCAGGCCGGAACCTTGCGGCCCATGGTAATTCTGGGTGCCCCAGGCGGTCAGGCTCCCGAAGATGTCCCATTGCCGGCTGATGCCGTAGGCGATCGATCCGATGCCGGTGAATATATCGGCGTTGGCGTTGGGCGCTCCCGCGTAGGATCGTTGTTGGCGATACCAGGGCCCGTTCAAACCCAGCACCAAACGGCCTTCGCCCAAGGCTTCCGCCGAAGACGTCTGCGGCAAGCCGCGGGTGGCCTGCATGGTGTTGGTGGGTTGGATCATCTCCACCGTCGTGGTGTCTTCGATATGCTCGATGACGGGCGGATCGATTTGAGCGTTCAGGGCGGATTGCGCTGACGCCGGAACGGACGCCAGCGCGGCCCACGCCGCGAATATCGGGATCGAAGTCAGGTTGAGCGCCGACATAATAGCCTCCTCGCGCCCCATCGACCCTGAAAATTGGTCGCCTAAGGATGGCGCACCGTTAAACAGAAAAACGACTATTCGGATGACAGGCGCAAATCGCGTAAGCCGGCATGAACGCGATCAAACAGCTCCCCGGAACCGCTCCCCGGGGCCAAACCGCCCCGAAAATCTTATTTTTGCGGGGATCACGGACAGGAGCATTCATGGCAATCGAACTCGTCGTGCCCAAAGTGGGCGAATCCATCACCGAGGTCCAGATCGTGAAATGGCTCAAGGCCGAGGGCGATGCCGTGGATCGGGATGCCAACCTCGCCGTGATCGAAACCGATAAGGCCACGGTGGAACTGCCGTCCCCGGTGGCCGGGGTGCTCGGGAAAATCCTCAAAGGCGATGGCGCCACCGCCAAGGTCGGGGAGGTGATCGGCTATATGGAGGAAGGGGCCGGTAAGGCTTCGACCCCCGCCTCGAAAGGCGAAACCCGACCGGAGGCCAAGTCCGGATCGGCCCTGTCCTTCGGACCTGAGACCGGCAAGGTCGCCATCATCAAGAAGGAAGAGCGGGCCCCCGCTCCGTCTTCCGCGCCGGCCGCCAACCCCGCCCCGCAGGCCTCGGTCAATCGCCCCATCGAACCGGCCGCCCGCGCGGGCGAACCGATCGTCATGCCCGCGGCCGCCCGGGCCTTGGCCGAAAGCGGCCTCAAAGCCCAGGACGTCCCCGCCAGCGGTCCCGGCGGACGTTTACTGAAGGAAGACGTGATGCGCCAAGCGGAAGCGCTCGCCGCCCCTCGCCCCGCCCCTTCGGCGCAAGCCGCGTCCCCCGCGGGGAACCGGGACGAAGAAGCCGTGCCCATGAGCATGCTGCGCCGGCGGGTGGCCGAG
Protein-coding sequences here:
- the odhB gene encoding 2-oxoglutarate dehydrogenase complex dihydrolipoyllysine-residue succinyltransferase, whose translation is MAIELVVPKVGESITEVQIVKWLKAEGDAVDRDANLAVIETDKATVELPSPVAGVLGKILKGDGATAKVGEVIGYMEEGAGKASTPASKGETRPEAKSGSALSFGPETGKVAIIKKEERAPAPSSAPAANPAPQASVNRPIEPAARAGEPIVMPAAARALAESGLKAQDVPASGPGGRLLKEDVMRQAEALAAPRPAPSAQAASPAGNRDEEAVPMSMLRRRVAERLVQAQQTAALLTTFNEVDMTEMLELRKRHQDAFTKKYGTKLGIMSFFVKASIEALKLVPQINAEIRGNEIIYKRYYDVGVAVGGGKGLVVPILRNAERMSFAEVELAIADFGKRAQANALKLEELQGGTFTISNGGVYGSLLSTPIVNPPQSGVLGMHATQDRPVARNGQVVIRPMMYVALTYDHRIVDGKEAVTFLKRIKDTLEDPARILLEI